From one Candidatus Eisenbacteria bacterium genomic stretch:
- a CDS encoding methyltransferase domain-containing protein yields the protein MLDAPSQSLLPATFDTLIQIFGASRALGRPWPDPCPPFPASAIRLVDLRPREDFERAHIPGSCRLGLDEIDQPALRPPRRRMLLLLGSDASQTADGARRLQLLGYTARPILAPLSNWPGPWAAGTEVSPAWEPSRLAALWKSRLPVGPVLDLASGSGRTAVFLAMHGAEVTAIDLLPDAIAQASLLAKRHQVTIGLRQGDVEGNPSCWDGRWGTIHVHRFLDRGGFALLRDRLLPDGLLLYETFIEHQFRAGRKPTHPSHLLKSGELLQAARGMEVIDYREGETEEGDWTASLVARN from the coding sequence ATGCTGGATGCGCCATCCCAATCGCTCCTCCCTGCGACCTTCGACACCCTGATCCAGATCTTCGGCGCCAGTCGAGCCCTCGGTCGTCCCTGGCCCGACCCATGCCCGCCCTTTCCCGCCTCGGCGATCCGCCTTGTCGACTTACGCCCCAGGGAGGACTTCGAGCGGGCGCACATCCCCGGCTCGTGCAGGCTCGGCCTCGACGAGATCGACCAACCCGCGCTCCGGCCTCCGCGACGACGGATGCTCCTCCTGCTGGGATCGGACGCGAGTCAAACCGCCGATGGCGCCCGTCGCCTGCAACTACTCGGATACACCGCCCGCCCTATCCTTGCTCCCCTTTCGAACTGGCCCGGCCCCTGGGCGGCGGGGACCGAGGTCTCCCCGGCATGGGAGCCTTCCCGCCTGGCGGCCCTCTGGAAGAGCCGGCTTCCCGTCGGTCCCGTCCTGGACCTGGCCTCTGGATCGGGGCGAACGGCGGTCTTCCTGGCGATGCACGGGGCGGAAGTGACCGCCATCGATCTCCTCCCCGACGCGATCGCGCAGGCGTCCCTGCTGGCCAAACGCCACCAGGTCACTATCGGCCTGAGGCAGGGGGATGTGGAGGGGAATCCCTCCTGCTGGGACGGCCGGTGGGGCACGATCCATGTTCATCGCTTCCTGGACCGGGGCGGCTTCGCGCTCCTTCGGGACCGGCTGCTTCCGGACGGACTGCTCCTCTACGAGACGTTCATCGAGCATCAGTTCCGCGCCGGCCGGAAGCCGACGCACCCATCGCACCTCCTGAAAAGCGGCGAGCTCCTCCAGGCGGCGCGTGGAATGGAAGTCATCGATTACCGGGAGGGCGAAACCGAGGAGGGGGACTGGACGGCCTCTCTGGTGGCGCGGAACTAG